Genomic DNA from Vreelandella subglaciescola:
TCGCCTATTTCGCCTTCGCTAGCTACCTGAATCAGCGCCCGTGCGTGGTCTTCCACATATAGCCAGTCGCGCACCTGCTTGCCGTCACCGTAGATAGGCAACGACTTACCGGCCAGCGCGTTAAGAATCATCAGCGGGATCAGCTTCTCGGGGAAGTGATATGGGCCGTAGTTGTTGGAGCAGTTGGTCACCAGTGTGGGCAAACCGAAGGTACGCTGCCAGGCACGCACTAAATGGTCTGAGCCGGCCTTGCTGGCGGAATACGGCGAGCTGGGTGCATAAGAGGTGGTCTCGGTAAACAGCTCATCAGGCCCGTCCAGGTCACCGTAAACCTCGTCGGTACTGATGTGATGAAAGCGAAAGTCAGCGGCCTTGGCAGCGTCGCTCTGCTGCAACGCCGCCCAGTAACCGCGCGCGGCTTCCAGTAGCACCGCAGTACCGACCATATTGGTTTGAATAAACTCGGCGGGGCCGTCAATGGAGCGGTCAACGTGGCTTTCGGCGGCCAGGTGCATCACCACGTCGGGCTGATGCTGTTCAAATAATCGCTGCATC
This window encodes:
- the rfbB gene encoding dTDP-glucose 4,6-dehydratase; protein product: MNGSAHTKTFLITGGAGFIGSAVVRELIARSSHRVVNVDKLTYAGNLESLADVADHERYAFEQADICDAQAMQRLFEQHQPDVVMHLAAESHVDRSIDGPAEFIQTNMVGTAVLLEAARGYWAALQQSDAAKAADFRFHHISTDEVYGDLDGPDELFTETTSYAPSSPYSASKAGSDHLVRAWQRTFGLPTLVTNCSNNYGPYHFPEKLIPLMILNALAGKSLPIYGDGKQVRDWLYVEDHARALIQVASEGEIGETYNIGGHNEKQNIEVVNTLCALLEELVPEKPSGIARYADLITYVSDRPGHDLRYAIDASKIERELGWVPQETFESGMRKTVQWYLENETWWQRVQDGSYQGQRLGVGA